One genomic segment of bacterium includes these proteins:
- a CDS encoding ABC-2 family transporter protein: MKELKFILTQLKIRFRNLTIFRTSFLLEFLGKTSWVIGYIIFYKIVFTFANNIGGWDGPSLQMLVGTAGVVFGLFSTFCNYGSGNISNLVRKGNVDFYLTKPISAPFIILFRYANIPSLFSIIPSLFVFYLGLNASGFKGISNLLLWHVSVILSFFIYSFLHFLLGLLSFKYVNLPALTWIIYDLAEYAKYPYKIFPVILQKLLLYVIPILLVTNFPVLILEGEHELLIVQITVLTVQILLIRILFPLASRAYQGSGTYEI; the protein is encoded by the coding sequence ATGAAAGAGCTAAAATTCATTCTAACTCAACTTAAAATTAGATTCAGAAACCTCACCATTTTCAGAACCTCTTTTTTGCTTGAGTTCCTTGGTAAAACATCCTGGGTTATAGGCTACATTATTTTCTACAAAATCGTTTTTACCTTTGCAAATAACATAGGGGGATGGGACGGCCCATCTCTCCAGATGTTAGTTGGTACTGCAGGGGTCGTTTTTGGACTCTTCAGCACCTTTTGCAATTATGGCTCAGGGAATATCTCTAACCTCGTAAGGAAAGGGAACGTTGACTTTTACCTGACCAAACCTATTTCGGCCCCTTTTATAATTCTATTCAGATATGCAAACATACCCTCTTTATTCAGCATTATTCCTTCTCTCTTCGTTTTCTATCTTGGCCTCAATGCTTCCGGATTTAAGGGTATATCAAACCTTTTACTCTGGCATGTCTCAGTTATTTTGTCCTTTTTCATCTACTCCTTTCTCCACTTCCTACTGGGCCTTCTCTCTTTTAAATATGTTAACCTCCCCGCCCTAACCTGGATCATCTACGACTTAGCGGAATATGCAAAGTACCCGTATAAAATATTTCCTGTAATACTTCAGAAACTCCTCCTCTACGTGATACCGATCTTACTGGTAACAAACTTTCCGGTTCTCATACTCGAGGGAGAACATGAGCTTCTTATTGTTCAAATTACCGTGCTAACAGTTCAGATACTTCTAATCCGTATCCTTTTCCCACTCGCCTCCAGAGCTTATCAAGGGTCAGGCACATATGAAATTTAA
- a CDS encoding ABC-2 family transporter protein, which produces MKKYLPFAAVTIKDLFRWRANVILQSTMFLLPLLGYFFFFKLLYTNNFHLGNYNFKELFTYYFWALLAYTTMPFTGSYEIVEQIKTGVIVHYLSKPINFVYSWIGLITGGTIAWFFFFILSSAPVIFFLKNYFIIPTPQNIMLGALFLILGYILSLFLGLSLSLTAFFVGDPYGVYDIYVMTLGLLGGAIIPADLLPKALQYLPFKYIYFTHARAFTGGVANVLKELTVCVSYILIFWLLVKLLWTKGLKRYEAFGG; this is translated from the coding sequence ATGAAAAAATATCTTCCCTTTGCCGCTGTGACAATTAAAGATCTGTTCAGGTGGAGAGCCAATGTAATCCTCCAGAGTACAATGTTCCTCCTGCCCCTTCTTGGTTACTTCTTTTTCTTCAAATTGCTTTATACAAATAATTTTCACCTTGGCAATTACAACTTCAAAGAGCTTTTCACATACTATTTCTGGGCGCTTTTAGCTTATACGACAATGCCATTTACCGGGTCTTATGAGATTGTCGAGCAAATTAAGACCGGTGTTATTGTACACTACCTCTCAAAACCAATTAACTTCGTGTATTCCTGGATAGGGCTTATAACTGGAGGAACGATAGCATGGTTTTTCTTCTTCATTCTATCTTCAGCTCCAGTAATCTTCTTCCTCAAAAATTATTTTATTATTCCTACACCACAGAATATCATGTTAGGAGCACTTTTCTTAATTCTCGGATACATTTTAAGCCTCTTTTTGGGTTTATCCCTCTCCCTTACCGCCTTTTTCGTTGGTGACCCTTACGGGGTCTACGATATTTACGTTATGACCCTGGGCCTATTGGGTGGTGCCATTATTCCCGCTGACTTGCTTCCGAAGGCTTTACAATACCTCCCGTTCAAATACATATATTTTACCCATGCAAGAGCTTTCACGGGTGGAGTAGCCAATGTTTTAAAGGAACTAACTGTTTGCGTATCATACATCCTCATTTTCTGGCTGCTTGTCAAACTACTGTGGACTAAAGGATTAAAACGATACGAAGCCTTTGGGGGGTAG
- a CDS encoding ATP-binding cassette domain-containing protein: MEGIQVCDLKKSYKVEQVEAGLWGAIKSLFKRKYEKVVAIDGITLSISKGEMVGLIGPNGAGKTTFVKILSGVLYPDSGSVTIDGFKPFKRDKKFLEKIALFTGQRGFLSTIIWDIEPREGYELIREIYNIDRYTFKTRLTKLIELLEAGEIVNKPLRKLSLGERTKVELIGAILHNPEYIFLDEPTIGLDLLSQKNLWDFIKTYNKKTGATILITSHYVRDLEELGKRVVIINRGRIVYDGDKETIKQSMGDIRHIRVKVSNPSCEINLPGFEQKDECLVGEVLRTKIPEIIQTLNNLNGVEDVQIEDPPLESLIRKIYTEGGL; encoded by the coding sequence ATGGAAGGAATTCAAGTTTGCGATTTGAAAAAAAGTTATAAAGTCGAACAGGTAGAAGCCGGTTTATGGGGGGCTATAAAATCTCTTTTCAAAAGAAAATACGAAAAAGTTGTAGCCATCGATGGGATTACCCTCTCAATATCCAAAGGTGAAATGGTTGGCTTAATTGGGCCCAATGGGGCTGGAAAAACTACATTCGTTAAAATCCTCTCAGGTGTCTTATATCCCGATTCTGGTTCAGTAACGATTGATGGATTTAAACCATTCAAAAGAGATAAAAAATTTCTTGAGAAGATTGCACTCTTCACCGGACAAAGAGGATTTCTCTCAACCATAATATGGGACATCGAACCCCGGGAAGGGTACGAATTGATAAGAGAAATCTATAACATTGACAGGTACACCTTCAAAACAAGGCTCACAAAACTCATCGAGCTTTTGGAAGCTGGTGAGATTGTAAACAAACCTCTCAGAAAGCTCTCTCTTGGCGAAAGAACTAAAGTTGAGCTCATTGGAGCTATTTTGCATAATCCCGAATACATTTTCCTTGATGAACCCACAATTGGCCTTGACTTATTATCACAGAAGAATCTTTGGGACTTTATTAAGACCTATAATAAAAAGACAGGTGCCACGATCCTTATTACAAGCCACTATGTGAGAGACTTAGAGGAGCTTGGAAAGAGGGTGGTAATTATAAACAGAGGGAGGATAGTTTACGACGGAGACAAAGAAACAATTAAACAGTCCATGGGAGATATAAGGCACATAAGAGTGAAGGTAAGTAATCCCTCCTGTGAAATAAATTTACCCGGCTTCGAGCAAAAAGACGAATGTCTTGTAGGGGAAGTGCTTCGAACCAAAATACCAGAAATAATTCAAACTCTTAATAACCTTAATGGGGTAGAGGATGTACAGATCGAAGATCCACCCTTAGAGTCGTTGATCAGAAAGATTTACACGGAGGGTGGTTTATGA